TCCCCGATCGGAACCCCCTCATGACGGTCACGGCACCCCCCGGGACTCGACCGGCGAGCCCCCGGGGCGACGACAGGCGATCAGGACGGCCCGCCAAGGCGTCCTCCCACCTCGTCCCGGGCGGCATCGCCTGGATCCTCCCCGGTTTCATCCTCTCGGTCGGTCTGATCTACTACAGCATCGTCTACTCCGGCTACCTCTCCTTCTTCGACTGGGGCGGCGGACGCCAGCGGATGACGCCGGTCGGCGTCGGCAACTACGTCGAGGCGCTGACCAACCCCACGTTCTGGACGGCGCTGCGGAACACCGGCATCTACTTCGTGGTCGTCTTCGTCGTGCAGGTCGTCGGCGGAGTGCTCTTCGCCGCGGCGATGCACTCGCGGATCCTCTTCGCCAACGTCTACAAGGTGATCGTCGTGATCCCCGTCGTCGTCGCTCCGGCCACGCTCGCCCCGGCGCACCTGCAGGTGTGGCAGACCGACGGGACCCTCAACCGGATCCTCGAGACCGTCGGCCTGGGCTCGCTCGCCCAGGGCTGGCTCGGCCAGTCGACGACGTCGCTGCTGGTCGTGGTGGCGGTCGGCTGCTGGGGATCGGTGGGCTTCGGGTTCATCCTCTTCTACGCCGGCATGGCGCAGATCGACCCCGAGATGCTCGAGGCCGCGCGGATCGACGGAGCCGGGAACCTCCGGATCCTGTTCTCGATCGTGCTGCCGAGCCTGCGCCCCGTCACGGTGTCGCTGGCCATCCTGAACTTCATCACCGCTCTGAAGCTCTTCGACAACGTCTGGCTCATCACCCAGGGCGGCCCGGCCCACTCGTCCGAGTTCCTCGGCACGATGATCTACGCCGAGACCGCGGGGTCCTCCCGCAACCTCGGCTACGCGGCGGCCCTGTCCATCATCCTGCTCGTCATCGCGCTCGTGACCTCGGTCGTGATCCAGCGCCGAGGACGCGAGCGACCCCCGGTGCTCGAGGAGGAGCTGCCCCGTGTTTGAGACCCGGTCCCTGCGCTCGAGGCTCGTCCTCCAGCTCATCGTCACGATCGCCGTCGTGCCGTTCGTCATCCCGATCTACGCGATGCTCTCGCGGTCCTTCGCCGGCTCGGGATGGGGCAACTACGCGGCGGTGCTCGCGGTGCCGGGCTTCGCCCGCTTCTTCCTGAACTCCGCGATCGTCGCGGGCGGCTCCATCGTCCTGATCTACCTGACCACGATGATGGCGGCGTTCGGCTTCTCGAAGCTCCGGGTGATGCGCAAGGAGGTCTACTTCTGGATGATGATGGCGGCCCTCACGCTGCCCGAGGTCGTGCTGATCGCGCCGCTCTACGCGACGGCGGTGCGGCTGGAGCTGCTCGGCACGTTCTGGTCGGTGATCCTGCCGATCGCGGCGCTCCAGATCCCGTTCACCGTGCTCATCACGCGCGGGTACGTCGACGGGATCCCCGACTCGCTCTTCGAGGCGGCGCGGCTCGACGGGGCGGGGACGATCCGGATGTTCTGGTCGATCCTGCTCCCGCTCGCGCGGCCCATGGCGGTCGCCCTGACCGTCCTCGTGCTGATCAACGCCTGGAACGCGTACCTGCTCCCCAAGGTCTTCCTGACCAGCGAGGACATGGGCGTCGTGACGCTGCTGCCGGAGTTCTTCCGGCGCCAGTACAACGACGACACGCCGAAGATCCTCGCAGCCGCCGTCATCACGGCTCTTCCCACGATCGTTGCCTACGTGGCGCTGCAGAAGCAGTTCGAGCGCGGCATGGCCGCGGGCGCCATCAAGTAGGCGCCGGTGACAGGCGGAGTGGAGAGGGACAGCATGCGGAACGGGAACGCGCGAGCGGAGGAGGAGCGGTGAACGGGATCGGACTCGCGGTGGCGCGGAGCAGGATGGACGACCGGTTCGTGCTGTCCCTCGTGCACGCGCTCGCCGACCCCCTGGTCGAGGAGGGGCTCAGCCTCACCACCGCCGTCGTCGACGACGCCGCGGCGGAGGAAGCGGTGTACCGGCACTGGGCCGAGGTGGGCGGGATCGGCGGGGTGGCGCTGCTCGGTGTCGAGCAGGACGACCCCCGGGTCCCCCTGCTCGCCTCCCTCGGCTTCCCGGTCGCCGGAGTCGTCGACTCCGCCGTCGAGACGGACATCCCCGCGGTGGTCGTCGACTTCGATGCGTCGATCGACGTCCTCCGCGCGTTCCTCGACACGCGGCCGCCGAGGCGCATCGTCTTCATCAGCGCCACGCTCGAGGGCGAGCCCGCCGACGGTCGTGCCGCAGCGATGGAGAGCGCCGAGCTCGGCGGGACCTTCGGCGTGGTGCGCACCGAGCACAGCACCGCGGCGGCGGTCGCGGCCGGTGCCGCTGCTCTCGCCGACGGCCCGGTGACTCTCGTCTTCGACAGCGACGTCCCGGCGGCGGCGGCGCTCGAGTCGTACACCGCGCAGGGGCTCCGGGTACCGGAGGACGTCGCGATCGTCTCGTGGACCGACTCCGCCCTCTGCCGCAGCGCGAGCCGCTCCCTGACCGCCATCGACCGCCGGGGCAGCGAGATCGGGGCGCTCCTCGGCACCCGGGTGCTCGCGGCGGTCGCCGGCGACCGGACGACCCGCGTGCGGGCCCCGCGTCCGTTCGTCGTGGCGGGGGAGACGGCATGAGCGGCATCAGGAGGCTCGGACCGTCCTCCGAGAACACGCGCAGCGCGATCCTCGACATGGTGCGCTCCAGCGGCACGGTCAGCCGGATCGAGCTGGCCGAGATGTCGGGGCTGACCGCGACGTCGATCACGAAGATCGTCAAGTCGCTGCTCGACGACGGCCTGGTCATCGAGACGGGATTCGGCGACTCGACCGGCGGCAAGCGCCGCAGTCTGCTCGAGCTGAACCCCCGCGCCCGCTTCGCCGTCGGGCTCTCGCTCGACGACGCGCGACTCACCTACGTCGTCACCGACCTCGGCGGGACCGTCGTCGGCCAGCTCGTCTCGCCGGGAGTCGGCCGGGCGGCGCCGAGCGTCGAGATCCAGCGCATCGCCGAGGAGCTCGAGCAGCTGCTGCGCCGCCTGCACATCCCCGCGGGCGACGTCGTCGGCGTCGGGGTGGCCGGAGCGGGACTCGACCTCGGAGCGGGGGCCGAGCGGCTCTCCGTCACTGCCGAGGACTGGGACTCGTTCGCCGTCCGCGAGGCGCTCGAGAGCCGCATCGGACTCCCCGTCGTGCGCGACAACGACGCCGCCTGCGCCGCGCTCGGCCAGTTCTGGGTGGGGCGGATCCCGGCGACGCAGGACTTCGCGACGCTGTACATGTCGAACGGGTTCGGGATGGGCCTGATGGTGGGCGGCAGCATCGCGCGCGGCGCCTCCTCGAACGTCGGCGAGATCGGCCACATGGTGCTCGACATCGACGGCCCCGCCTGCTGGTGCGGGTCGCGGGGCTGCCTCGAGATCCTCGCCGCCCCGAGGGCGGTCGTGGCGAACGCGATGCGCGACCCCCGGCTGAGCGCGGATCTCGGCCTGACCGGCGAGCACGCCGGGCTGCGCCACGACTTCGGTGCGATCAGCCGGGGTGCCGCCGGCGGGGAGGAGCGGTGCGTCGCCCTGATCGAGTCGTCGGCCCGCTACGTCGGCGCCGCCGTGCTGTCCGTGGTCAACCTGCTCGATCTGGACCGCGTCTACCTCCAGGGCCCCGGATTCGCCGATGCGGGTGCGCTCTACGTGCGGACCATCCGCGGCCTCGTCACGCGGCTGGCCCGCACCAGGACCATCCACTCCGTCTCGGTCGAGCTGGCGGACCCCGGCCTCACGGCCGCGGCGGTCGGGGCCGCGACCCTGGTGCTGCAGCACGTGCTGACCCCCCATACGCGGCCGGAGCGCACCGAGGTCCACGACTCCGCGCCGCGGCCGATCACGGTCGTCTGAGCTCCCCTCCGATCCTCACCGTCTCCACGCTTCCGCGGCTCGCGAGCCGCGTTCCCGTCTCACTCCGAGACCCCGCGGCTCCGCCGTGCCCACGAGCATCCGCTCACCCTCAGAAAGGACTGGCACCTGTGGCCATTCGATCCGTCCTCCTCAACGTCGCCGACATCGACCGCTCGGTCGACTTCTACACGCGCTTCCTCGGCGCGGAGGTCGTCGAGGCGAGCGACCGCACCGCCGTCCTCGACGTCGTCACCGCGACGCTGCGCCTCACCCGCCTCGACTCGGGCGAGGGCAGCACCTTCGTCCCGGACGATCTGCAGGCGGGGTTCCGCCACGTCGGCTTCAAGGTCGCCGACCTGGACGCCCGGGTGGAGGCTCTGCAGGCCGCCGGCGTCCCCTTCCAGCTGGAGCCGATCCACGCCGAGGGCGACGTGCGGATCACCTTCTTCTACGACCCGGACGGCACGCTGCTCGAGCTCGTCGAGGGCCCGCTCCAGTACCACGAGGTCTACGACCGCGACGCGGTCGACCGCGACTGGGGACTCGGGACCCCCGACCGTCCCCGCTTCGACCACGTCGCCGAGACCGTGTCGGATCTGGATCGCACGATGGAGTACTTCGCCGCCCTCGGCTACCGCCGGATGGCCGGCATCCACCAGCCGAGCGACCCCCGCGGCTTCGAGATCGACTTCCTCCGCGACGCCGACAGCTCGCTCGAGATCTTCACGTACGAGCGGGCAGAGAAGTCGCGTCGCGAGCCCCAGCTGGGTGCGCCCGGCTTCGTCGCGGCCGAGTTCGCGGGCAGCGTGCCCGCGTCGGCGGAGCCGGTCGGCACCGTCGGGGGAGTGGACTTCTACAGCGACGCGGACGGTCTCGTCCACGCCGTCGTGCCGGAATGACGTCGCCGGCCCCCCTCCGGCCGCTCGGTGCGACCGGCCTGCTGGTCGGTCCGATCACCCTCGGCGGCGCTCCGCTCGGCAGCATGCCCGAGAACTTCGGCTACGAGGTCGCCGAGAGGGAGGCGATCGACCTCGTCCGCGCGGTGCTCGACAGCCCGATCAGGACGATCGACACCTCGAACGGGTACTCGTCCGGCCGGAGCGAGCAGCGCATCGGCGCCGGGATCGCCGAGCACGGCGGCCTCCCGGACGACGTCGTCGTCATCACCAAGGTGGACCCGCGCGGCGAGGACTACAGCGGCGACCGGGTGCGGCGCTCCCTTGAGGAGAGCCGCGCGCGGCTCGGCATCGATCCGCTGCCGCTCGTGCACCTGCACGACCCGGAGTTCCACGACTTCGCGACCCTGACGGCGCCCGGCGGCGCGGTCGCGGCCCTCGTCGAGGCCCGCGAGCGCGGCGAGATCGGCTCGATCGGTCTCGCCGGCGGGGACGTCCGCGAGATGCGCCGCTACCTGGATCTGGGCGTCTTCGACGTGGTCCTCGTGCACAACCGGTGGACGCTCGTCGACCGCAGCGCCGGGCCCCTCCTCGACCGCGCCGCCGAGCTGGGCGTCGGCGTCATGAACGCCGCCGTCCTCGGCGGCGGCATCCTCGCCGATCCGACCGGGAGGAGCACCCGCTACGGCTACCGGGAGGCGTCGCCCGCGACGCTCGCCGCGATCGAGACCATGCGCCGGGTCTGCCTCGGCTGGGGCACCGACCTCGCGACGGCCGCCGTGCGCTTCTCCACCCGGCAGGAGCGGATCGGCTCGACCGTCATCGGCATCAGCCGGATCGAGCGCCTCGCCCCGACCCTCGCCGCCGCCCAGGCCGATCTCCCCGACGCGTTCTGGGACGAGCTCGAGTCGCTCGTGCCGAGCGCCGAGCACTGGCTCGACGCACCCCTCACCTGATCTCCGGCACTCCCTCCTGCGATCCGCAGCACCCCTCCTCCGCCCGACCTCTCACGAATCGAGTCACCATGCCTCTCGTCCGCATCGACCTGCACCAGCCCCTGGCCCACCTCCGACCGCAGATGAGCGCCGCGATCCACAGCGCGCTCGTCGACGGCTGGGAGATGCCGGCCGACGACCTCTTCCAGATCTTCCAGCTCCACGAGGAGGGCGACCTCTTCTACAGCCGCACCTTCCCCGACGCCGACCGCAGCGACATCGTCTTCGTGCAGATCCTGGCCTTCACCGGCTACAGCCCCGAGGTGAAGCAGCGCGGGGCGGCCCTGATCGTCGACCGGCTCGCCGAGCTCGGCATCAAGCGCGACGACATCCTGATCGCGCTCAGCGAGAACGGCGACGGCGACTGGCTCGCTCCGTCGAAGGAGGCCTGAGATGCACCGCACCGATCTGCCCGACGACTTCGTCTGGGGGACCGCGACGGCGGCGTACCAGATCGAGGGCGCGGTGTCCGAGGACGGCCGCGGCGACAGCATCTGGGACGCGTTCGCCCGGCGTCCCGGCGCGATCGCCGACGGTCGGACGGGCGCCCCGGCCGACGACCACTACCACCGCTTCGGCGAGGACACCGCGATCATGGCCGATCTGGGGGTCGACGCCTACCGCTTCTCGATCTCGTGGTCGCGGATCCAGGCCGACGGGACGGGGCCGGGAAACGTCGCCGGTCTCGACTTCTACCGGCGGCTGGCCGAGGGACTGCTCGAGCGCGGAGTGACTCCGTGGGCGACCCTCTACCACTGGGACCTCCCGCAGGCGCTCGAGGAGCGCGGCGGGTGGCTCGAGCGGGACACCGCCTCGCGCTTCGCCGACTACGCGGCGATCGTCGCTGAATCGCTCGGCGACGTGGTCGGCGACTGGATCACGCTCAACGAACCGTGGTGCTCGTCGTTCCTCGGCTACGCCGCCGGAGTGCACGCACCGGGCCGCACGGAGGGAACGGCGGCCGCCCGCGCGGCGCACCACCTGCTGCTCGGCCACGGCCTCGCGCTGCCGCGCCTGCGGGAGGCGACGCCCGGCGCCTCGGTGGGCATCACGCTCAACCTCTACTCCGTGCGCGCCGCGACCGGGAGCGCCGCCGATCAGGACGCGGCTCGCCGGATCGACGGTCTCGGCAATCGGCTGTTCCTCGATCCCGTGCTGACCGGCGCCTACCCCGAGGACGTCCTGGCCGACCTCGGCGAGCAGGAGTGGTTCGCCGAGCACGCTCCGGCGGAGGACCTCGCCGCGATCTCGGCGCCGATCGACTTCCTCGGGATCAACTACTACAGCCGCCACACCGTCCGAGCGGGCGAGCCGGCCGCCGAGGCCAGTGCGTACCCCGGCAGCGAGAGCGTCGAGTTCGTCGACACCGGCGCGGCGAAGACCCGGATGGGGTGGGAGATCCACCCGGACGGGCTGCTCGACGTCCTGGACCAGGCGCACGCGCTCGCGCCCGCCCTGCCGCTGTTCGTGACCGAGAACGGCTCGGCGTACGACGACGACGTGGCTCCCGACGGCTCGATCGACGACCCGGAGCGGACCGCCTACCTCGAGCAGCACGTCGCAGCCTGTCGCGCAGCGGTCGAGCGGGGCCTGCCCCTGCGCGGCTACTTCGTCTGGTCGCTCATGGACAACTTCGAGTGGGCCTGGGGCTACACCCGGCGCTTCGGGCTCGTGCACGTCGACTACGGGACCCAGCGCCGCACGCTGAAGACGAGCGCCCGCTGGTTCGCCCGGTTCCTGGGCGGGAGGTCGGGAGAGGACCCGGCCTGATCAGCGGGCCGCCCCGAAGAGGCTGCCGGCGGCCGGGCCCGTCGTCGGATCGAACACGGCGCAGAAGACGGTCCGGTCGCCGTGGCGCCAGCTGACCTCGGAGGGGACGAAGCTGCGGTACTCGAGCACCGAGTCGCCGTAGGGGATGCCGATCGTGAGCGGGAACTCGGGCTCGCACGCGGCCGCGGCCTGCGCGAGGAGCGTGTTCGTGCTGGTGAAGTCGGCTCCCGGCTGGGCGAACGCGTGGAAGACCTCGAGGTCGTGCACCTCGGCGCAGGGGACGAGGTCGACGTCGGCCACCCGGTCGCCGTCCGGCTCGCGTAGGCAGTCGCCCTTGCGGATCGAGAACGCGTCGCCGACGCCCGCGGTCACGACGGCTCCGCTCTCGTCGCGCACCGCCTCCGGCGCGTCGGAGCCGACCACGGAGGAGCAGGCCGCGAGGGGCACCGAGAGGGCCACGGCGACGAGGACGCCGGCGAGGCGCCTCATCGGCGTGCCGCGATGCGCAGGACGGCGTCGTGCAGCACGCCGTTGGTGGCGAGGGAGCTGCCGTGCCAGGGCCCGGGCTCGCCGTCGACGGAGGTGAACCGGCCGCCCGCCTCCTCGACGATCGGGATGAGCGCGGCGAGGTCGTAGGGCTTCACGTCGAATTCGCCCGCGCCGTCGATGAGGCCCTCGGCGACGAGCATGTACGCCCACGCGTCGCCGTACGCGCGGTCGCGGAACACCGAGCGGGCGAGCTCGAGCAGCTGCTCGAGGCGGCCCGCTCCGTCCCACTGCTGGATGCTGTTGTAGCTGAAGGTCGCGTCGGCGAGGTCGGCGACCTGCGAGACGCGCAGTCTCCGCGGCTCGGCGCCGTCGAGGACCCAGGCGCCGGAGCCCCTGGCCGCCCACCAGCGCTTGCCGAGCGCGGGGGAGGAGACGACCCCGACCACCGGGACGCCGTCGACGGCGAGCGCGATCAGCGTCGCCCAGATCGGGACGCCGCGGAGGAAGTGGGCGGTGCCGTCGATCGGATCGAGGATCCACTGCCGAGGGGAGTCGCCGGAGGTGCCGAGCTCCTCCCCGAGGATCGAGTCCTCGGGACGCTCCGCGGCGAGGATCGCGCGGATCGCCTCCTCGACCGCGCGGTCGGCGTCGGTCACCGGCGTGTGGTCGGGCTTCGTGGTGACGACGAGGTCCATGGCGTGGAAGCGCTCGCGCGAGATCGCGTCGGCGGCGTCGGCGAGGCGGAGGGCGAGGCGGAGGTCGTCGTCGAGGGTCACGGCTCCACGATACGGTGCCCGCCGCGAACAGCTCGATTTGACGAACCGGGGGGAGCCACTGCTAGTGTGATCCCTCGGTTCGGCATGCAGTATTCGCCGGGTCGAACGCACCTCTAGCTCAATCGGCAGAGCAACTGACTCTTAATCAGTGGGTTCTCGGTTCAAGTCCGAGGGGGTGCACCCCCAGAAACGCTCGCACTCGGCATCACCGCCGGGGCGGGCGTTTCGTCGTTCAGCGTCGAGCTCCGCATCGCCTGCGTGCAGGCTCCGCCGAACGAAAGGCCCTCCATGCCCGAAGACACCCTCTCCGAGATCGGCTCGATCGCCCTCGCCGTCCTCATCGCCGTCGTCGTCGCGATCGTGGTCACCGCCGTGGTCGCGCTCGTCATCCGCTCGATCGGCAAGCGTAAGACCTGGGCGAGGCTGCTCATCCGCCGCGTCCGCATCCCCTTCCGGGTCCTCCTGATCACCATCGCCGTCTGGGTGGCGCTCGCCGCCACCGTGTCGGGCGAGGTCTGGCCGGGCCTCGTCGACCGCATCTTCCAGATCGCGACGATCGGGGCCGCGGCCTGGCTGGTCGGGGCGCTGTTCGTGTTCCTCGAGGATCTCGGCGCCGAGCGGTACCGCACCGACACCGCCGACAACCGGCGCGCGCGGCGCCTGCGCACCCAGATGACGATCATCCGGAGGGTGGCCGTCGCCGCGGTCGTCGTGGTCGCCCTCGGGGCGTCGCTGCTGACCTTCCCGGAGGCGCGGACGGCGGGCGCGAGCGTCCTCGCCTCGGCCGGTGTGCTCTCGATCGTCGCCGGCCTCGCCGTGCAGTCCAGCCTGACCAACATCTTCGCCGGGATGCAGCTCGCCTTCAGCGACGCGATCCGCCTCGACGACGTGGTGATCGTCGAGAACGAGTGGGGGCGGATCGAGGAGATCACGCTGACCTACGTGGTCGTGCACCTGTGGGACGACCGCCGCCTCGTGCTGCCCACGAACCACTTCACGACCCAGCCGTTCCAGAAC
The genomic region above belongs to Rathayibacter sp. VKM Ac-2759 and contains:
- a CDS encoding sugar ABC transporter permease — encoded protein: MTVTAPPGTRPASPRGDDRRSGRPAKASSHLVPGGIAWILPGFILSVGLIYYSIVYSGYLSFFDWGGGRQRMTPVGVGNYVEALTNPTFWTALRNTGIYFVVVFVVQVVGGVLFAAAMHSRILFANVYKVIVVIPVVVAPATLAPAHLQVWQTDGTLNRILETVGLGSLAQGWLGQSTTSLLVVVAVGCWGSVGFGFILFYAGMAQIDPEMLEAARIDGAGNLRILFSIVLPSLRPVTVSLAILNFITALKLFDNVWLITQGGPAHSSEFLGTMIYAETAGSSRNLGYAAALSIILLVIALVTSVVIQRRGRERPPVLEEELPRV
- a CDS encoding carbohydrate ABC transporter permease is translated as MFETRSLRSRLVLQLIVTIAVVPFVIPIYAMLSRSFAGSGWGNYAAVLAVPGFARFFLNSAIVAGGSIVLIYLTTMMAAFGFSKLRVMRKEVYFWMMMAALTLPEVVLIAPLYATAVRLELLGTFWSVILPIAALQIPFTVLITRGYVDGIPDSLFEAARLDGAGTIRMFWSILLPLARPMAVALTVLVLINAWNAYLLPKVFLTSEDMGVVTLLPEFFRRQYNDDTPKILAAAVITALPTIVAYVALQKQFERGMAAGAIK
- a CDS encoding substrate-binding domain-containing protein; translated protein: MNGIGLAVARSRMDDRFVLSLVHALADPLVEEGLSLTTAVVDDAAAEEAVYRHWAEVGGIGGVALLGVEQDDPRVPLLASLGFPVAGVVDSAVETDIPAVVVDFDASIDVLRAFLDTRPPRRIVFISATLEGEPADGRAAAMESAELGGTFGVVRTEHSTAAAVAAGAAALADGPVTLVFDSDVPAAAALESYTAQGLRVPEDVAIVSWTDSALCRSASRSLTAIDRRGSEIGALLGTRVLAAVAGDRTTRVRAPRPFVVAGETA
- a CDS encoding ROK family transcriptional regulator, which produces MSGIRRLGPSSENTRSAILDMVRSSGTVSRIELAEMSGLTATSITKIVKSLLDDGLVIETGFGDSTGGKRRSLLELNPRARFAVGLSLDDARLTYVVTDLGGTVVGQLVSPGVGRAAPSVEIQRIAEELEQLLRRLHIPAGDVVGVGVAGAGLDLGAGAERLSVTAEDWDSFAVREALESRIGLPVVRDNDAACAALGQFWVGRIPATQDFATLYMSNGFGMGLMVGGSIARGASSNVGEIGHMVLDIDGPACWCGSRGCLEILAAPRAVVANAMRDPRLSADLGLTGEHAGLRHDFGAISRGAAGGEERCVALIESSARYVGAAVLSVVNLLDLDRVYLQGPGFADAGALYVRTIRGLVTRLARTRTIHSVSVELADPGLTAAAVGAATLVLQHVLTPHTRPERTEVHDSAPRPITVV
- a CDS encoding VOC family protein encodes the protein MAIRSVLLNVADIDRSVDFYTRFLGAEVVEASDRTAVLDVVTATLRLTRLDSGEGSTFVPDDLQAGFRHVGFKVADLDARVEALQAAGVPFQLEPIHAEGDVRITFFYDPDGTLLELVEGPLQYHEVYDRDAVDRDWGLGTPDRPRFDHVAETVSDLDRTMEYFAALGYRRMAGIHQPSDPRGFEIDFLRDADSSLEIFTYERAEKSRREPQLGAPGFVAAEFAGSVPASAEPVGTVGGVDFYSDADGLVHAVVPE
- a CDS encoding aldo/keto reductase, which codes for MTSPAPLRPLGATGLLVGPITLGGAPLGSMPENFGYEVAEREAIDLVRAVLDSPIRTIDTSNGYSSGRSEQRIGAGIAEHGGLPDDVVVITKVDPRGEDYSGDRVRRSLEESRARLGIDPLPLVHLHDPEFHDFATLTAPGGAVAALVEARERGEIGSIGLAGGDVREMRRYLDLGVFDVVLVHNRWTLVDRSAGPLLDRAAELGVGVMNAAVLGGGILADPTGRSTRYGYREASPATLAAIETMRRVCLGWGTDLATAAVRFSTRQERIGSTVIGISRIERLAPTLAAAQADLPDAFWDELESLVPSAEHWLDAPLT
- a CDS encoding tautomerase family protein — translated: MPLVRIDLHQPLAHLRPQMSAAIHSALVDGWEMPADDLFQIFQLHEEGDLFYSRTFPDADRSDIVFVQILAFTGYSPEVKQRGAALIVDRLAELGIKRDDILIALSENGDGDWLAPSKEA
- a CDS encoding GH1 family beta-glucosidase, which encodes MHRTDLPDDFVWGTATAAYQIEGAVSEDGRGDSIWDAFARRPGAIADGRTGAPADDHYHRFGEDTAIMADLGVDAYRFSISWSRIQADGTGPGNVAGLDFYRRLAEGLLERGVTPWATLYHWDLPQALEERGGWLERDTASRFADYAAIVAESLGDVVGDWITLNEPWCSSFLGYAAGVHAPGRTEGTAAARAAHHLLLGHGLALPRLREATPGASVGITLNLYSVRAATGSAADQDAARRIDGLGNRLFLDPVLTGAYPEDVLADLGEQEWFAEHAPAEDLAAISAPIDFLGINYYSRHTVRAGEPAAEASAYPGSESVEFVDTGAAKTRMGWEIHPDGLLDVLDQAHALAPALPLFVTENGSAYDDDVAPDGSIDDPERTAYLEQHVAACRAAVERGLPLRGYFVWSLMDNFEWAWGYTRRFGLVHVDYGTQRRTLKTSARWFARFLGGRSGEDPA
- a CDS encoding septum formation family protein encodes the protein MRRLAGVLVAVALSVPLAACSSVVGSDAPEAVRDESGAVVTAGVGDAFSIRKGDCLREPDGDRVADVDLVPCAEVHDLEVFHAFAQPGADFTSTNTLLAQAAAACEPEFPLTIGIPYGDSVLEYRSFVPSEVSWRHGDRTVFCAVFDPTTGPAAGSLFGAAR
- the hisN gene encoding histidinol-phosphatase; translated protein: MTLDDDLRLALRLADAADAISRERFHAMDLVVTTKPDHTPVTDADRAVEEAIRAILAAERPEDSILGEELGTSGDSPRQWILDPIDGTAHFLRGVPIWATLIALAVDGVPVVGVVSSPALGKRWWAARGSGAWVLDGAEPRRLRVSQVADLADATFSYNSIQQWDGAGRLEQLLELARSVFRDRAYGDAWAYMLVAEGLIDGAGEFDVKPYDLAALIPIVEEAGGRFTSVDGEPGPWHGSSLATNGVLHDAVLRIAARR
- a CDS encoding mechanosensitive ion channel domain-containing protein; amino-acid sequence: MPEDTLSEIGSIALAVLIAVVVAIVVTAVVALVIRSIGKRKTWARLLIRRVRIPFRVLLITIAVWVALAATVSGEVWPGLVDRIFQIATIGAAAWLVGALFVFLEDLGAERYRTDTADNRRARRLRTQMTIIRRVAVAAVVVVALGASLLTFPEARTAGASVLASAGVLSIVAGLAVQSSLTNIFAGMQLAFSDAIRLDDVVIVENEWGRIEEITLTYVVVHLWDDRRLVLPTNHFTTQPFQNWTRTGSELLGAVELDLDWRVRPDEMREELHRILEETDLWDQRVSVLQVTDAVGGYVRIRVLVTARDAPTLFDLRCYVRERLVTWLHESDPVALPRQRVEMQQPQEHTAGVAPRTHVHSSPDNLFSGDRASDERGALFTGLIDLRDTPQRD